TTCTCCTACCATGATGAGCATAGAGTAGTGGCCTGAATTCCCACTTCATCACAAGGAAATCGCAACTTACAAGTGTCATGAAAAGCCTTTGGATCAAGCTCTCCCATTCTCTTTAATCCAATATTAGTGCAATTACCCAACAATTCTGGCAAACCCTgcataaaagaaagaaaacattgaTTTTATGAGCAGTTGCTTGAGTTTGCATAGTAATCCAAGGCTTAGGCAAACGTAATTCAATCTTAAGCCAAGATAAAGTAGGCAGTACCTAAATTAGCACTTTCCTTGCTTCATGTAGCTCATCATTGCTTTGACACTCTTTGTATATAAGAGCTCTGTTTGTTGACCAACAATATTACCCACTGAAATAGCTTAAAGACATGCATAGAATATATGCCTACATTAAATTCTACCTGACATCATAGTGCAAACACAAAGAATGAGAAAGGAGGAAAAGAAAGACACATGGGTGCAAGACTTATATTAAGCTATCATCAACATTGGGCATTCAATTTCTTTCCCTGGTTTCAGTTTCTGTTTTAGATCCATGATATTCTAGAGAGCATCTAAAAGCTTCTTAAATATAAAGGAACATaagcttgatgcaaatatagaaataaaaaaaataaagaacacccAGTTGAAAAAAGAAGATTTGAAGCACAAACCTGTTGTGATATATAGCCTGAATGCAAGCAAATGAGAGTCGCTTCAACCTGTAGACAACCAAAGAATGATTGGATAAGTAGTTCGTGCCTGCAAAGAGTTCCACAACATCCCCTGTTGCACAATTATATGTGAAagttaaagaaagaaagaaatgcataaactaaaataattataTGAAATGCATAATAAGTTGTccataaatatgcaaaagttcgagaaaaaaagaaagataagCAGTTAATCACTGCCACCACCATAATTATATGCAACACACCACTTATCCATAATACAACTATTCAAGAAGGGAttattatagaaataccactttCTCGGAACAAAATGCTGAATTAATCGGCAAATCTCAGCAAGAACAGAAAAATCATTCATATTCCATGCATTGACAAAGAAAATTAGCTGGCGGAGAAACTCTAAGTCTGGACCAAAACAATGCCTGCATAAAAAGGGCAGATCTGAATAAAATCAGAAAATCACATTAAAGATAAGGCATTTCAAAAAGCAGTAAAGCAGGCCCAAAAGAAAATGGTGTTTCAGTTCACTCTGTTGACATTAAATGGAGCTCTCTATAAAATGAACCAAAAAAGTTCTTGACAGGAAACATGTTAAAGACATTATAAATGCCCAAATATACCTGTCTACATGATGACCGTGCTTTCCATAAGTTTTGTAGAACTGCTCTCGCACCTTGGCTCGTTCAACTTCCACTACCTTTCCCCTTCTGAAGTATTTCTGTAGTTAATAATTAGTCAAGACTTTGCCAAATGTAGACCAGCAAGTTCTTAAAGACAAATCCAAACAACCATTTTGTTAAACTAAATTGCCTAATAGAAAGGCATACTCAAAATTCATATACACCCTACGCCGATAACAATTCAATTTAGTAATGAGTATTAGATGTTTTTAAATCATAAAGCAGACACACCTAAATAAACAATGCaggttttaatttaataaaaactaTTTATTTCACCACCTTATTAGCTTGGAGGATAGTTTAATGTATTTAAACCTAATAGTGAATTTAATATACATTAAATCACAAATTTTCCTAAGTAAACCTGAGAATGGAATTTAATCTCTTTCCCAGATATAAGGAAGTTAAAGGAAAACAAAGGGTAGTCTCTCAATCACCTTCTACAATGCAATGATTACATCTACCAATAGTTTGACCCTCCAAAACTATATTAGCACTTACCTAGCACAAATAAAGAGCGGCCTATACATAATGCTAAACCTGTGCAAGCTAACCAACTCTTCACATTACAAACGAACCTAGAATTTTTGGAAATAGTCTATTGCATATGATTGTATTTAAACTAAACAAGCATTGAAATTCACGAGAATAATTTTCAGctcaatgcaaaaaaaaaaaaaaaaaaaaagaggaaaaaaaaagttCTTCAACTAAACCAAATAAAGTAATTAATGAAACTAAGAAACAGCCTAAATTCAAAAGCAAAACCTGAATCTTGAGAGCTGCAGAATTTTGCTGGCACAACCAAAGACAGCGATTGCGTTCCAAACGCGTTTGTTTAAGAAGTTTCTGCCTATCTCTCTCTTTGGAGCTCTGACTGCCCAAATCAACCCGCTTTCGAGTAGTTGGATCACCCGTGAAGAACATTCTCGAAACTCAGCAACTCTGCTAAAACCCAAAAAAGAAACCGAAAGCAATCAATATTCCTAGGGAGCAAAACATTCGTTAGAAAAATATAAACTCACATCATTGAATAGAAAACAAGATATATGTACATCCATGGCTTTGAAAGCTAAGTTTACCAGGATgcatgcatatatttatatatatgtacacaCAAATGTATGAGCTTCCAAGTACAATGCTCACCTAATTATAGGTCTATGGAGACCTTCAGACCATCACGTGCAAGTTAGACATGGATTCCTTCCCTGCATACAGTTAAGAAGAATAATGTCAGATATCGGGGGCTTCTTCTTTTGTTCTAACTAAATACCTTAAATAATTaccttaaatttaaaataaaagttagAAAGCATCCATGAACCCTATAAATAAATTCAACAGCTTTAGGGAAACAAAGTTGAGAAATGCATATGTGCCAATTTTTAATATCCATGAAAAAATGGAGGAAAAAAGAGAGAGTATACTCTAATTAAAAAAAGCAAATCAAATCACCAATCAAAGTTAAAAATAGCAATGGTATAACTGTCACGGCTGCTAATCTGCAGTCGCAGCACAAAGCGTAACCACTAAAGACCTCAATAGCAATGTGAACAAATTTCACATCAATAGCAGCGGATTGATGCTGCAAATAGCAGGTAAGGGAATCAGATAGCTTTAAAAAAAATTCTCCCTCTCAACAAATAGTGCACGAGATGAGACAGAATAACAAGCAGTAGGATCTAAAACAGAAATTTGAATATAACGGATGATGCAGATGCAGAGACAAATTTCATGATTGAAATAGAATGTTCAAGTTAGGTTTACGGTTTCAAAGATTGCCTTATTTAATTCCTTGCTCTGTCGAAAACTAGAAGGTAGGAGATGAAGAACTAGCATAAAACCCACCACCAAATCAGAAAAATACAAGCCCAGAAAACTGAAACTGAAGAGGTTTTGAGAGAATTTTACCAGAAATTTAGAGGGAAAACAAGGATTGAAACCGTAAAAGTGAAAGAGAAATGTGAAGTTCTGTCCATGTTAGGGATTTGGGGAAGGGAATTTTGGGGAAGGGGATCTGAGGCAAATAAAATGGAGAAAAAAAGATAGGGATTTCGGGTGTTGGGGATGAGGGATTTCTGTGTTTTAATTTGGGCAAAACAGAACGATGATGTTTCGCTTAATTGCTTTTGCGACGTGTTTTGAAGGCACCCTAATTCTCaatctatagtggcgttttttaaaaagcgcgGTTAATTCTTAATCTATAGCGGTATTTTTCAAAAAGTACCACTAATTTTCAGTCTTACGGTGTTTTTAAAAAGCGTTGTTAATGTCACTAAAGCTCAACACAAAACGATGGCATTTTACTAAACTTTTTTGCAAAGAAGCAACACTAATGATTGATCTACCGCGGCGTTTTTCAAAATGCGCCGTTAATTCCACTTCTCAACATAAAGCGACGACGTTTTGCTTAACTCTTTTGCGATGTTTTGCAAAAAGTGCCAGTAATGCTtaacctatagcggcgtttttcaagaAGCGTCGCTAATGTCGcaaattttgcggcgtttttggTTCAAGCACCGCTAAAAATGTCGTTAAAAATTAGTTTTGTTGTAGTgttaatgactcaaaaggacttaaacttacgacaacggagatggttagaactgttgaaggattatgagcttgtgattgattaccatctgggTAAGGCGAAAGTGGTCGCCGACGCCTTGAGTAGGAAGtcgttgtttgccttgagggctatgaatacacggTTGACTTTGTtcgatgatggtttgattctagccgagttgagagctagaccaacttttcttcaacagatttgtgatgctcagaaagttgataaagagttgcaagctaagagagtTCAGTGTGAGTCCAACAGTGAACCGGATTTTCTGAGTgatctgatggttgtttgagattccgtagtaggatttgtgttccgaaggataCTGAGTTGATTCGTAATATTTTAaatgaggcacacagtggttgtttgacAGTTCACCCAGGcaatacaaaaatgtataatgacttgaagaaaatgtattggtggaatggtatgaaaagagatatctcagagtttgtatcaaaatgtttaatttgtcattaGGTAAAGGCCagaaaccaagtaccttcagg
This window of the Gossypium arboreum isolate Shixiya-1 chromosome 12, ASM2569848v2, whole genome shotgun sequence genome carries:
- the LOC108477069 gene encoding E3 ubiquitin-protein ligase UPL6-like isoform X7, whose amino-acid sequence is MFFTGDPTTRKRVDLGSQSSKERDRQKLLKQTRLERNRCLWLCQQNSAALKIQKYFRRGKVVEVERAKVREQFYKTYGKHGHHVDRHCFGPDLEFLRQLIFFVNAWNMNDFSVLAEICRLIQHFVPRKWLKRLSFACIQAIYHNSG
- the LOC108477069 gene encoding E3 ubiquitin-protein ligase UPL6-like isoform X6, which translates into the protein MFFTGDPTTRKRVDLGSQSSKERDRQKLLKQTRLERNRCLWLCQQNSAALKIQKYFRRGKVVEVERAKVREQFYKTYGKHGHHVDRHCFGPDLEFLRQLIFFVNAWNMNDFSVLAEICRLIQHFVPRKWLKRLSFACIQAIYHNSYFSG
- the LOC108477069 gene encoding E3 ubiquitin-protein ligase UPL6-like isoform X1 — its product is MFFTGDPTTRKRVDLGSQSSKERDRQKLLKQTRLERNRCLWLCQQNSAALKIQKYFRRGKVVEVERAKVREQFYKTYGKHGHHVDRHCFGPDLEFLRQLIFFVNAWNMNDFSVLAEICRLIQHFVPRKWGCCGTLCRHELLIQSFFGCLQVEATLICLHSGYISQQVEFNVGIYSMHVFKLFQWVILLVNKQSSYIQRVSKQ
- the LOC108477069 gene encoding E3 ubiquitin-protein ligase UPL6-like isoform X2, which translates into the protein MFFTGDPTTRKRVDLGSQSSKERDRQKLLKQTRLERNRCLWLCQQNSAALKIQKYFRRGKVVEVERAKVREQFYKTYGKHGHHVDRHCFGPDLEFLRQLIFFVNAWNMNDFSVLAEICRLIQHFVPRKWGCCGTLCRHELLIQSFFGCLQVEATLICLHSGYISQQLFQWVILLVNKQSSYIQRVSKQ
- the LOC108477069 gene encoding E3 ubiquitin-protein ligase UPL6-like isoform X5 — protein: MFFTGDPTTRKRVDLGSQSSKERDRQKLLKQTRLERNRCLWLCQQNSAALKIQKYFRRGKVVEVERAKVREQFYKTYGKHGHHVDRHCFGPDLEFLRQLIFFVNAWNMNDFSVLAEICRLIQHFVPRKWLKRLSFACIQAIYHNRALIYKECQSNDELHEARKVLI
- the LOC108477069 gene encoding E3 ubiquitin-protein ligase UPL6-like isoform X8, producing the protein MFFTGDPTTRKRVDLGSQSSKERDRQKLLKQTRLERNRCLWLCQQNSAALKIQKYFRRGKVVEVERAKVREQFYKTYGKHGHHVDRHCFGPDLEFLRQLIFFVNAWNMNDFSVLAEICRLIQHFVPRKWLKRLSFACIQAIYHNR
- the LOC108477069 gene encoding E3 ubiquitin-protein ligase UPL6-like isoform X4, translating into MFFTGDPTTRKRVDLGSQSSKERDRQKLLKQTRLERNRCLWLCQQNSAALKIQKYFRRGKVVEVERAKVREQFYKTYGKHGHHVDRHCFGPDLEFLRQLIFFVNAWNMNDFSVLAEICRLIQHFVPRKWGCCGTLCRHELLIQSFFGCLQVEATLICLHSGYISQQSSYIQRVSKQ
- the LOC108477069 gene encoding E3 ubiquitin-protein ligase UPL6-like isoform X3; translated protein: MFFTGDPTTRKRVDLGSQSSKERDRQKLLKQTRLERNRCLWLCQQNSAALKIQKYFRRGKVVEVERAKVREQFYKTYGKHGHHVDRHCFGPDLEFLRQLIFFVNAWNMNDFSVLAEICRLIQHFVPRKWGCCGTLCRHELLIQSFFGCLQVEATLICLHSGYISQQWVILLVNKQSSYIQRVSKQ